A genomic segment from Gossypium hirsutum isolate 1008001.06 chromosome D04, Gossypium_hirsutum_v2.1, whole genome shotgun sequence encodes:
- the LOC107899402 gene encoding BEL1-like homeodomain protein 1, producing MATYFHGNPEIQASTDGLQTLVLMNPAYVQYSDTPPPPPASNLLFFNPNSLSPPQTQQLVGIPLPATSAANQGPTSHDISPLHGLVQRVHYNMYNPIDPSGSARETPRAQQGLSLTLSSQQQPGYGSQAQAVSGGSASSGSGVHDRVSGVQSVFLSSKYLKAAQELLDEVVNVNTTGITKSELLAKKGGGGNNHSNSSSKAMGESSVVAGDGSGGGEAGEKHVAELTTAEKQEIQMKKAKLINMLDEVEQRYRQYHHQMQIVTSSFEQAAGIGSAKTYTALALKTISKQFRCLKDAITDQIRAANKSLGEEEDGVGEAAKIEGSRLKFVDHHLRQQRALQQLGMIQHNAWRPQRGLPERSVSVLRAWLFEHFLHPYPKDSDKHMLAKQTGLTRSQVSNWFINARVRLWKPMVEEMYLEETKEQEQNGTSDDKTSKTENHEDSASKSTAPSCQNPGENQKVSSMSISTASTSPLAGNAHQQSRFSLIGSSELEGITQGSPKKPRSNELLQSPTSVPSMNMDMNQSEASNEVSMKFSKDGYSFMGTNTDFMGGFGQYPIGEIGRFDAEQFAPRFPGNGVSLTLGLPHCENLSLSGSHQNLIPNQTMQMGRRLDIDEPNEFGAINLPTPHSSAAYESINLHNRKRFVAQLLPDFVA from the exons ATGGCGACGTACTTTCATGGGAACCCTGAAATCCAAGCAAGTACTGACGGCCTTCAAACCCTTGTACTTATGAACCCTGCCTATGTTCAGTATTCCGATACCCCTCCACCACCCCCGGCCAGCAACCTCCTTTTCTTCAACCCTAACTCCCTCTCTCCGCCCCAAACTCAGCAACTCGTCGGCATCCCCCTCCCCGCTACCTCAGCTGCCAATCAAGGCCCTACCTCACACGATATCTCCCCCTTGCATGGCCTCGTCCAGCGCGTCCATTACAACATGTACAACCCTATTGACCCTTCCGGATCGGCGCGTGAAACTCCTCGCGCTCAACAAGGACTCTCTTTGACCCTTTCTTCCCAGCAGCAGCCGGGTTATGGATCCCAGGCTCAAGCAGTTTCAGGCGGGTCGGCTTCTTCGGGTTCAGGCGTGCACGATAGGGTGTCGGGTGTGCAAAGTGTGTTTTTGAGCTCTAAATACTTGAAGGCTGCTCAAGAGCTTCTTGATGAGGTTGTTAATGTTAACACTACTGGGATTACAAAGAGTGAATTATTGGCTAAGAAGGGTGGTGGTGGAAATAATCATAGCAATAGCAGTAGTAAGGCTATGGGAGAGTCGTCGGTGGTGGCCGGGGATGGCTCTGGTGGTGGGGAGGCAGGTGAGAAACACGTCGCAGAGCTGACCACGGCTGAGAAACAGGAAATTCAGATGAAGAAAGCTAAGCTAATTAACATGCTTGATGAG GTGGAACAAAGGTATAGGCAATACCATCACCAGATGCAGATTGTAACATCCTCATTTGAGCAAGCAGCTGGAATTGGGTCAGCAAAAACATACACAGCTCTTGCATTAAAGACCATTTCAAAGCAATTTCGGTGTTTGAAAGATGCAATAACTGACCAAATCCGAGCAGCCAACAAGAGTTTAGGGGAAGAAGAAGATGGTGTAGGCGAAGCAGCCAAAATCGAGGGATCCAGACTTAAGTTCGTGGATCATCATCTTCGACAGCAAAGAGCACTTCAGCAGTTGGGAATGATCCAGCACAATGCTTGGAGACCCCAGAGAGGATTGCCTGAAAGATCAGTTTCTGTTCTTCGAGCTTGGCTCTTCGAACACTTCCTTCACCC GTATCCTAAAGATTCAGACAAACACATGCTTGCAAAACAAACAGGGCTCACTAGGAGTCAG GTGTCTAACTGGTTCATAAATGCCCGAGTTCGGCTATGGAAGCCAATGGTGGAAGAGATGTATTTAGAGGAAACCAAGGAGCAAGAACAGAATGGTACTTCAGATGACAAAACAAGCAAGACCGAAAACCATGAAGATTCAGCATCCAAATCCACAGCTCCAAGCTGCCAAAATCCTGGGGAGAACCAGAAAGtttcatcaatgtccatttcgaCTGCTTCAACGTCTCCCCTTGCAGGAAATGCACACCAGCAGTCGCGTTTCTCCCTCATTGGATCATCCGAATTAGAAGGGATCACCCAAGGAAGTCCAAAGAAACCAAGGAGCAATGAACTGTTGCAGTCCCCAACTAGTGTCCCATCCATGAACATGGACATGAATCAAAGTGAGGCAAGCAATGAGGTTTCCATGAAGTTCAGCAAAGATGGGTACTCATTCATGGGGACCAACACCGATTTCATGGGAGGTTTCGGGCAGTATCCTATCGGAGAAATCGGACGGTTCGATGCAGAACAGTTCGCTCCAAGGTTTCCTGGTAATGGTGTTTCCCTCACACTCGGTCTTCCGCACTGTGAAAACCTTTCCTTATCTGGATCCCATCAGAATTTGATCCCAAACCAAACAATGCAAATGGGGAGAAGGCTAGACATTGATGAACCAAATGAGTTTGGTGCCATAAACCTTCCCACACCTCACTCTTCGGCTGCGTATGAGAGCATCAACCTTCATAACAGAAAAAGGTTTGTAGCCCAATTATTACCGGACTTCGTCGCCTGA